One genomic region from Salipiger sp. CCB-MM3 encodes:
- a CDS encoding CaiB/BaiF CoA transferase family protein, giving the protein MGALDGIRVLSFNHFLSGPAAAQHLGDIGADVITVEPLNGAFQRNWAVANRFVDDTSVNHITTGRNKRSIAVDLKSPEGIAAVKRLIETADVVMENFRPGTLDKLGLSEAEMRKVNPRIIYATTTGYGADGPYAKRPGQDVLLQAMAGLAAHTGSMESGPVAVGSVPIDHHAAALTVAGIVAALFERERTGTARRVEVNMLQAAMDLQGESITAWMNGADRAGPRGSDGMATWFSPAPYGIYATKDGHVMISMSTPPQLSGALGLPQLAELSADEGFSKRGEISRMVTEGMAALSTEEAVAKLTEAGVWHEVVQDYDGLKSNPQVQHLKAFTEVESGKGTPMVMLSHPVRYDGETPPVRRAPPALGGQTREVLAEAGLSEDEIEALIASGAVVETDKMRS; this is encoded by the coding sequence ATGGGCGCGCTTGATGGCATCCGAGTACTGAGCTTCAACCACTTCCTGTCCGGCCCGGCGGCCGCGCAGCACCTTGGCGACATCGGTGCCGATGTGATCACTGTCGAGCCGCTGAATGGCGCCTTCCAGCGCAATTGGGCGGTGGCCAACCGCTTTGTCGACGACACGTCGGTCAACCATATCACTACCGGCCGCAACAAGCGGTCCATCGCCGTGGACCTCAAGTCGCCCGAGGGCATCGCGGCGGTGAAGCGGCTGATCGAGACCGCCGACGTGGTGATGGAGAACTTCCGCCCCGGTACGCTCGACAAGCTGGGCCTGTCGGAGGCCGAGATGCGCAAGGTGAACCCGCGCATCATCTACGCCACCACCACCGGCTACGGCGCCGACGGCCCCTATGCCAAGCGCCCGGGGCAGGACGTGCTGCTGCAGGCCATGGCCGGGCTCGCCGCGCACACCGGCAGCATGGAAAGCGGCCCTGTCGCTGTCGGCTCGGTGCCGATTGACCACCATGCCGCCGCGCTGACGGTCGCAGGCATCGTTGCGGCGCTCTTCGAGCGCGAGCGCACCGGCACCGCCCGCCGCGTCGAGGTGAACATGCTGCAGGCCGCGATGGATCTGCAGGGCGAGTCGATCACCGCATGGATGAACGGCGCGGATCGCGCCGGGCCGCGCGGCTCGGACGGTATGGCCACATGGTTCAGCCCCGCGCCCTACGGCATCTACGCCACCAAAGATGGCCACGTGATGATCTCCATGTCGACGCCGCCGCAGCTTTCGGGCGCGCTCGGCCTGCCGCAACTGGCAGAGCTCTCCGCCGATGAAGGCTTTTCCAAGCGCGGCGAGATCTCCCGCATGGTGACCGAAGGCATGGCGGCGCTGAGCACCGAAGAGGCGGTTGCCAAGCTGACCGAGGCCGGGGTCTGGCACGAGGTCGTTCAGGATTACGACGGGCTCAAGAGCAACCCGCAGGTGCAGCACCTCAAGGCCTTCACCGAGGTCGAAAGCGGCAAGGGCACGCCCATGGTCATGCTCTCGCATCCGGTGCGCTACGACGGCGAGACCCCGCCCGTGCGCCGCGCGCCCCCGGCGCTTGGCGGGCAAACCCGCGAGGTGCTGGCCGAGGCAGGTCTCTCCGAAGACGAGATCGAGGCGCTGATCGCTTCGGGCGCCGTGGTCGAAACCGACAAGATGCGCAGCTGA